The genomic DNA TATCCTTCTTCGGAGCTATAGACTTGCTTCTAGATTTGCCCCtactcgaaccacttctattatcctttgatcttcctctatcagtcaccaacatatcagacttagagggtttatccccctttcgattatcctcatcaagtaaggaactagTGACAAATatcatgttgactttaccagtTGGTTCTGAGTTGCTAAGAGtaataataagtgtctcccaacttatAGGCAAAGagccaaggactaaaagtgcttgtACCTCATCATTAAAgcttatcttcatactacttagaaattcaaaatattttgaaatccaTTCAAGTGTTCagtaattgatttattatcaatgtacttaaGGTTCATTAGCCTTTGTGTCAGTGTTGCTTTATTCCCTATTGACCTTCCggcatagagagcttcaagtttgctccacacaccatacacCGTAGTCTCGTACtcgtgcacaacatttacaccaacccacGAACGAATAAAGTTACACGTTTTTCTATCTGTTTTTTTtcaatcagcctcttttgtaccctcattttcaattcctttattcaaatcatctgaaattAATATATCACTAATCATCCGTTTCCATTTCCTATAGTTTGTAatattcagactcaccatatcaggtctagatttccctATTATTACTGTCTTAACACCTGATGAAAACCCCAACAAAGAAACTAGTTGATCTTCTCTTTGAATTTCGTCGGGTAACCAGTAGAGCACTCTcctccaatgttaaaacaagtaaccaataaataattatatgatacCACTGTTGTGTTTTACAACAACAAAACTACaaatcttcttagaaatcaaacatactatgctctcaaatgaaagaagtgattacactaagAATGAATGgaatactccacaatcaaaagctctcCCAACCTCTttctctggatcagccaaagaacaaaaaaaatgtagaaaaaaaaacttgatttattcactttctctcaactttattgtgtttttctgtcttaaaataaaaataccataaaaatgtatttataccctaacccgttttcataataaaaaactcttattcatttttataatagaaaattcTAACCCATTTTCACACCCGAAAGTTAAAACCGACTACAATATCAAGTAACACTTCATCAGTTAGGAGTCTCCAATCCCATTCTATTCCTCATTTCAAAAGCCAAAGTcatataatttaacaattattttattacaaattgtAAATGCTTAACTATTTAGTTCCACATTTCATTGTTTAGTACTAAtacattttgatatgttttttaatattttacttcaCTACTCCTATTTTTactctaaaatattattcttttaatttcataattaggAATCCAAAtgtacatttttatatatagagttgaaaatatgtttactcatttgtttaaaaaactataaattatatttttgctCCTTAATTTGTCTTAAAAACATCAACATATATTCAATCTTTAATCCTGATCAAACTTTGATTAAACTTAAAAGGCCATTTAAATAGGTTTGTCCCATCCTTAATGCATATTAGCTTAAGTAACTAGTCCAATTCGTAGACCTATTTGATTTTTGGTTCTTTTGTGTAATTTAGAGGGCTTAGTGATCTCtcataaaatattcttataatttgttttcaaaataatgttctaattactataaaactttaatttgtcttaaaactatttttacCATTTAAACTATCTTAATAGATTACAAGTCACAATTTATATTACTATAGTTTTTGTATTGtcaaacaattttttcatttatatattttaatataactatAACTCCATGCTAAGCAAATtgttaaaatcttttttttaatattagttaacataatattacaaaaatactTGTTAACTTACTTGTATTCAAGATTTAAGATTTATGAagtgatttttcatttttctgaCTTTAATTAGTAACTTTTGGATTgttaacaaaatattcaaaaaatttaaaatatttttataacaaattaattataaaaaataataaaaaagtaaatttaactttaataattaatatatcaatttcttaattttttttattgaattataatgaattatcaacttatcttttaaatattattttgtttatgtataataaaactttgattatattttatataaaaatatattataaataaattttaataaataataaattaaatttaaataattaattagagaaGTAAGAGAAGactaaagattatttaaaattataaaaataaaccgTTAATAATAATTCTATGTTGGAGGGTTAAATGTATCAATTTTGAatactatataaatttaaataaatttttaataatttatacatttaaatgaATTACTTAATACgtttaaataagatttattcctaatatatatatatattatttattaattatctatGAATAGAAAAGAATTTAGTACAAATAACactcaataatttttatttttaaattcagtcAAAAATATTAAGATGTTTATACCTTCTTTTTCTTACCAAACTATAAatctaaatcaatttattttttaaaagataaaatatttttacgaaTTGATTATCgatataaaatcattttgtttccaacaatactaataaaaaaaacgtGTACATATCCGAGTAGTAGGAATaacaaaatagaaaataattataaccaCAAGTGTAAAACAAAAATGAGACTTTTTCAAAAGATTATAAAGAGCGATCAAATATTCACCGTCACATGCTGATCTGCAATTAGACGGAGTTGCAAAATTATTGAAacagtaataaaattaaattagattacTCAAGAATGCCACTATATGTACAAATTAACTCAAAgtggtaaaaaaataaaaggattGAAATCTTATTCTTACAGTCAAAACAAATTCAAAGCTTGATAAATTTGATTGGAAGTTGAATATGAAAAGTTGGTCAAATAGATCTAAGACCATTAAGAAAACAATAATTACTTGCCAAActtttaattagtaataaaatgGAATTAATGTACAAGTTTGAATATTCAATTGAGTTACTAGAATTTTAGTCAATAAGTTGTAGacatcaaaatttaatttatttttttggtatactATAAAAACAACTCATTCCATTTTATTAACTTCAGAAGAAAGCTTAAACAAACAAGcccttctctctctatctctctgtctctctctctctccgcCAAATCACCGGAAAATCCGATCTCATACTTTTATCGCCGACCACCCACCTTTGAAGTTGAACAGCCCTGTTCTTATCTTCATTTTTACTTCCAATTTGATTCATCAAGTTCATATCTTCTCTCTTTAATCTTCCTTCGCCGGCGCCGCCGGAATCTGAGTCGATATTGTGTATGGGCCAGTCCTCGTCGGCCCGTCACCGCAGGAACCTTACTCGTCCGTCTCAGATTTCATCATCGATGATGGATGGTTCGAGTAAAGGAACTGATCTAGTTCAAGAAGACGGAGTAATCGAGGGTCATGACTATATCTCATCCATTCCAGACGATGTTCTCTCATccattttcaataatttaagcACCAGTGACCGGAAAATCAGCGCCGTCGTCTGCAAACGGTGGTTGATTGTAGAGGGTCAAGGCCGGAATCGTCTCGTTCTCAACGCTCGTCAAGAACTGTTGCCTATCATTCCAACCATATTCACCCGATTCGATTCCGTCACAAAGCTAGTCCTCCGTTGCGACCGCCGATCTGTAAGTATAGATGATGAATCACTAATCCAGATCTCACTTCGCTGCCAAAACCTATCCCGTTTGAAGCTCCGTGGCTGTCGTGAACTAACCGATGTCGGCCTAGCTGCGTTCTCGAAGAACACCAAGTATTTGAAGAAATTCTCAACTGGGTCCTGCTTATTTGGTGTCAAAGGCATGAACGCCGTCCTAGAAAACTGCAAATATCTTGAAGAACTATCAATCAAGCGTCACCATGGTGTTCTCGAACCAGTAAGTCCTGATTTCATTGCATCTGATTCACTGAAAACTATCTGTTTTAGGGAGATCTACAATGGGCATTGCTTCGGCCCACTTATAATCGGAGCTAAGAATCTAAAAAGGTTGAAAATTCTCAGATGTATGGGAGATTGGGATAGAATTTTCCAAACAATGTCAACTAGAAAGGATAACCCTATAATGGAGATTGTTCTTGAGAGGATTCAGTTAACTGATGCAGGTTTGGAATCAATTTCACGTTATACCAATCTAGAGACATTACACTTGGTGAAAACACCAGAGTGTACAGATATGGGATTAATTTCTGTTGCTGAAAACTGTAAGAAATTGAGAAAGCTTCATATAGATGGATGGAGAATGAATCGAATAGGAAACCATGATGGTCTTGTTAACATTGCAAATCATTGTAGTAATCTTCAAGAACTTGTTCTGATTAGTGTGAATCCAAGTTCAGAAAGCTTGGAGGAATTAGCCACAAAGTGTAAGACATTAGAAAGATTGGCTCTTTGTGGGATAGAAACAATGGGTGATATAGAGATTTCCTGCATTGCTGAAAAATGTGTTGAATTGAAGAAGATTTGTATAAAGGGTTGCCCAATTACAGACAAAGGAGTGGAGGCTTTTGCTTGGGGTTGTCCTAATTTAGTGAAGATTAAGGTGAAGAAATGTAGAGATGTGTCTGGTAAAGTTATTGATAAGTTGAAGGCTAGAAGAATGAATTTGGTTGTGAGTATGGATTCAATTCAGATTGAACCAGAGAGTGTTGTTGATGATGGCGGCGATGGTGGCGATGGTGGCGAGTCTGAGCCGACAGCTTCATCGAGTAGTAGTAATGGCGgatcggggtcggggtcggtCTTCAATACCAGGTTTGGTCTTTTGGCTTTCACTTTTAGAAGGTGGTCCATTGGTGGTGGTGGCAGGTCGGTTTAGTCATCatcataaatgtttgtttcttgttatattttgctta from Impatiens glandulifera chromosome 9, dImpGla2.1, whole genome shotgun sequence includes the following:
- the LOC124915327 gene encoding F-box protein SKIP2-like; translated protein: MGQSSSARHRRNLTRPSQISSSMMDGSSKGTDLVQEDGVIEGHDYISSIPDDVLSSIFNNLSTSDRKISAVVCKRWLIVEGQGRNRLVLNARQELLPIIPTIFTRFDSVTKLVLRCDRRSVSIDDESLIQISLRCQNLSRLKLRGCRELTDVGLAAFSKNTKYLKKFSTGSCLFGVKGMNAVLENCKYLEELSIKRHHGVLEPVSPDFIASDSLKTICFREIYNGHCFGPLIIGAKNLKRLKILRCMGDWDRIFQTMSTRKDNPIMEIVLERIQLTDAGLESISRYTNLETLHLVKTPECTDMGLISVAENCKKLRKLHIDGWRMNRIGNHDGLVNIANHCSNLQELVLISVNPSSESLEELATKCKTLERLALCGIETMGDIEISCIAEKCVELKKICIKGCPITDKGVEAFAWGCPNLVKIKVKKCRDVSGKVIDKLKARRMNLVVSMDSIQIEPESVVDDGGDGGDGGESEPTASSSSSNGGSGSGSVFNTRFGLLAFTFRRWSIGGGGRSV